One part of the Humulus lupulus chromosome 9, drHumLupu1.1, whole genome shotgun sequence genome encodes these proteins:
- the LOC133800215 gene encoding uncharacterized protein LOC133800215, giving the protein MTTYHPQASGQVEVSSREVKSILEKTVNPTQKDWSARLDDALWAYCTTYKTPIGMSLHLLVYGKPCHLLVELEHKAWWVVKKCNMDMVAAGQQRLLKLQVLEEIHNEAYESSKIYKEKTKVFHDKHILRKSPFIVTKVFARGAVEVTSPSTRNSFEVNGHRLKPYYESMEEEQATMIHLVDLKYVDEE; this is encoded by the exons ATGACTACTTATCACCCACAAGCCAGTGGGCAAGTAGAGGTTTCTAGCCGAGAAGTCAAATCGATTCTTGAGAAGACCGTGAATCCAACCCAGAAAGATTGGAGTGCAAGGCTTGACGATGCCTTATGGGCTTATTGCACGACATATAAAACACCTATCGGTATGTCACTGCATCTGTTGGTGTATGGGAAGCCTTGCCATCTATTGGTAGAGTTAGAGCATAAGGCTTGGTGGGTTGTGAAGAAGTGTAACATGGACATGGTTGCTGCAGGACAACAACGATTACTTAAATTGCAGGTGTTAGAAGAAATTCACAATGAGGCATATGAGAGTTCGAAGATCTACAAGGAGAAGACCAAAGTGTTTCATGATAAGCATATTCTTCGAAAGA GTCCATTCATTGTCACCAAGGTCTTTGCTCGTGGAGCAGTAGAAGTTACAAGCCCAAGTACCAGAAATTCTTTCGAGGTGAATGGTCATAGATTGAAGCCATATTACGAATCGATGGAGGAAGAACAAGCTACTATGATTCACCTCGTCGATTTGAAATATGTGGATGAAGAGTGA